In Oncorhynchus gorbuscha isolate QuinsamMale2020 ecotype Even-year linkage group LG02, OgorEven_v1.0, whole genome shotgun sequence, a single genomic region encodes these proteins:
- the LOC123992714 gene encoding putative adenosylhomocysteinase 3 isoform X2: MKKVYSMFNLNKTKEEEAVQAICIKQIQFADQRQDFNQRLSKTGRRSRSFSQSSTDNYNSAASYTDSSEDATSPRIRQQRSSKGHQDFCIKNIRQAGLGRREITIAEQEMPALMSLRKRAEGDKPLAGAKVVGCTHITAHTAVLMETLSALGAQCRWAACNIYSTQNAAAAALAEEGLPVFAWKGESEDDFWWCIDHCVSLEAWQPNMILDDGGDLTHWIDKKYPSMFKMIKGVVEESVTGIHRLYQLSKAGRLCVPAMNVNDSVTKQMFDNFYCCRESILDGLKRLTDVMFGGKQVVVCGYGEVGKGCSAVLKAMGSIVYITEVDPICALQACMDCFRLVKLNDVIGQVDMVITCTGNKNVVGRDYLDRMKNGCIVCNMGHSNTEIDVASLRSPELTWERVRSQVDHVIWPDGKRIILLAEVLALIELYNAPEGRYNKDVYLLPKKMDEFVAGLHLPTFDAHLTELTDEQAKYLGLTKTGPFKTNYYRY; this comes from the exons ATGAAGAAAGTGTACAGCATGTTCAACCTGAACAAAACCAAGGAAGAGGAGGCAGTTCAGGCCATCTGTATCAAG CAAATCCAGTTTGCTGATCAGAGGCAGGATTTTAACCAACGTCTTAGTAAGACCGGTCGTCGCTCACGTTCTTTCTCCCAGTCCTCCACAGATAACTACaactcag CTGCGTCGTACACAGACAGTTCAGAGGATGCGACGTCTCCTAGAATCAGGCAGCAGAGGAGCTCTAAGGGGCATCAAGACTTCTGCATCAAGAACATCAGACAGGCCGGCCTCGGACGCAGGGAGATAACGATCGCTGAGCAAG AGATGCCAGCTCTGATGTCcctgagaaagagagcagagggagataAGCCACTGGCTGGAGCTAAAGTAGTGGGCTGCACTCACATTACCGCTCACACAGCC GTGTTGATGGAGACTCTGTCTGCGTTGGGGGCTCAGTGTCGCTGGGCAGCCTGTAACATCTACTCCACCCAGAACGCTGCAGCTGCAGCTCTGGCTGAGGAAG gcctccCTGTGTTTGCGTGGAAGGGGGAGTCGGAGGATGACTTCTGGTGGTGTATTGACCACTGTGTCAGCCTGGAGGCCTGGCAGCCCAATATG ATCCTGGATGATGGGGGAGACCTGACCCACTGGATCGATAAGAAATACCCCAGCATGTTCAAGATGATCAAGGGCGTCGTGGAGGAGAGCGTCACAGGCATTCACAG GCTGTACCAGCTGTCCAAGGCAGGGAGGCTGTGTGTTCCTGCTATGAACGTCAATGACTCAGTCACCAAACAGATGTTTGACAACTTCTACTGCTGCAGGGAGTCCATACTGGATGG GTTGAAACGGTTGACAGATGTGATGTTTGGGGGAAAGCAGGTTGTGGTGTGTGGTTATGGAGAG GTTGGTAAAGGTTGCTCTGCCGTTCTGAAGGCCATGGGCTCAATAGTGTACATCACAGAGGTCGATCCCATATGTGCCCTGCAGGCCTG cATGGACTGCTTCAGACTGGTCAAGCTCAATGACGTCATCGGACAGGTGGACATGGTCATCACCTGCACGG GCAACAAGAACGTGGTGGGAAGAGATTATCTAGACAGAATGAAGAACGGCTGCATCGTCTGTAACATGGGTCACTCCAACACTGAGATAGACGTg GCGAGTCTGCGGAGCCCAGAGTTGACCTGGGAGAGAGTGAGGTCACAGGTGGACCATGTCATCTGGCCAGATGGCAAGAGAATTATCTTACTGGCTGAG GTGCTGGCTCTGATTGAGCTGTACAATGCCCCAGAGGGACGATACAATAAAGACGTCTACCTCCTGCCAAAGAAGATGG ACGAGTTTGTGGCCGGACTCCACCTGCCAACGTTTGACGCCCACCTCACAGAGCTGACAGATGAGCAGGCCAAATACCTGGGCCTCACCAAGACTGGACCCTTCAAAACAAACTACTACAG GTACTAA
- the LOC123992714 gene encoding putative adenosylhomocysteinase 3 isoform X1, which produces MKKVYSMFNLNKTKEEEAVQAICIKQIQFADQRQDFNQRLSKTGRRSRSFSQSSTDNYNSAASYTDSSEDATSPRIRQQRSSKGHQDFCIKNIRQAGLGRREITIAEQEMPALMSLRKRAEGDKPLAGAKVVGCTHITAHTAVLMETLSALGAQCRWAACNIYSTQNAAAAALAEEGLPVFAWKGESEDDFWWCIDHCVSLEAWQPNMILDDGGDLTHWIDKKYPSMFKMIKGVVEESVTGIHRLYQLSKAGRLCVPAMNVNDSVTKQMFDNFYCCRESILDGLKRLTDVMFGGKQVVVCGYGEVGKGCSAVLKAMGSIVYITEVDPICALQACMDCFRLVKLNDVIGQVDMVITCTGNKNVVGRDYLDRMKNGCIVCNMGHSNTEIDVASLRSPELTWERVRSQVDHVIWPDGKRIILLAEGHLLNLSCSTVPSFILSITATTQVLALIELYNAPEGRYNKDVYLLPKKMDEFVAGLHLPTFDAHLTELTDEQAKYLGLTKTGPFKTNYYRY; this is translated from the exons ATGAAGAAAGTGTACAGCATGTTCAACCTGAACAAAACCAAGGAAGAGGAGGCAGTTCAGGCCATCTGTATCAAG CAAATCCAGTTTGCTGATCAGAGGCAGGATTTTAACCAACGTCTTAGTAAGACCGGTCGTCGCTCACGTTCTTTCTCCCAGTCCTCCACAGATAACTACaactcag CTGCGTCGTACACAGACAGTTCAGAGGATGCGACGTCTCCTAGAATCAGGCAGCAGAGGAGCTCTAAGGGGCATCAAGACTTCTGCATCAAGAACATCAGACAGGCCGGCCTCGGACGCAGGGAGATAACGATCGCTGAGCAAG AGATGCCAGCTCTGATGTCcctgagaaagagagcagagggagataAGCCACTGGCTGGAGCTAAAGTAGTGGGCTGCACTCACATTACCGCTCACACAGCC GTGTTGATGGAGACTCTGTCTGCGTTGGGGGCTCAGTGTCGCTGGGCAGCCTGTAACATCTACTCCACCCAGAACGCTGCAGCTGCAGCTCTGGCTGAGGAAG gcctccCTGTGTTTGCGTGGAAGGGGGAGTCGGAGGATGACTTCTGGTGGTGTATTGACCACTGTGTCAGCCTGGAGGCCTGGCAGCCCAATATG ATCCTGGATGATGGGGGAGACCTGACCCACTGGATCGATAAGAAATACCCCAGCATGTTCAAGATGATCAAGGGCGTCGTGGAGGAGAGCGTCACAGGCATTCACAG GCTGTACCAGCTGTCCAAGGCAGGGAGGCTGTGTGTTCCTGCTATGAACGTCAATGACTCAGTCACCAAACAGATGTTTGACAACTTCTACTGCTGCAGGGAGTCCATACTGGATGG GTTGAAACGGTTGACAGATGTGATGTTTGGGGGAAAGCAGGTTGTGGTGTGTGGTTATGGAGAG GTTGGTAAAGGTTGCTCTGCCGTTCTGAAGGCCATGGGCTCAATAGTGTACATCACAGAGGTCGATCCCATATGTGCCCTGCAGGCCTG cATGGACTGCTTCAGACTGGTCAAGCTCAATGACGTCATCGGACAGGTGGACATGGTCATCACCTGCACGG GCAACAAGAACGTGGTGGGAAGAGATTATCTAGACAGAATGAAGAACGGCTGCATCGTCTGTAACATGGGTCACTCCAACACTGAGATAGACGTg GCGAGTCTGCGGAGCCCAGAGTTGACCTGGGAGAGAGTGAGGTCACAGGTGGACCATGTCATCTGGCCAGATGGCAAGAGAATTATCTTACTGGCTGAG GGTCATCTGTTGAATCTGAGCTGCTCCACGGTACCCTCGTTCATTCTCTCCATCACCGCCACcacacag GTGCTGGCTCTGATTGAGCTGTACAATGCCCCAGAGGGACGATACAATAAAGACGTCTACCTCCTGCCAAAGAAGATGG ACGAGTTTGTGGCCGGACTCCACCTGCCAACGTTTGACGCCCACCTCACAGAGCTGACAGATGAGCAGGCCAAATACCTGGGCCTCACCAAGACTGGACCCTTCAAAACAAACTACTACAG GTACTAA